The Mercenaria mercenaria strain notata chromosome 8, MADL_Memer_1, whole genome shotgun sequence genome has a segment encoding these proteins:
- the LOC123523099 gene encoding 40S ribosomal protein S6-like, whose translation MKLNISYPATGCQKLVEVDDEKRLRPLYEKRIATEISADCLGDEWKGYVLRITGGNDKQGFPMKQGVLTNGRVKLLMSKGHSCYRPRRKGERKRKSVRGCIVDSNLSVLALTIVKKGEQEIPGLTDKTIPRRLGPKRASKIRRLFNLGKEDDVRQYVVRRPLPATDKLKARSKAPKIQRLVTPVVLQRKRHRLALKRKRSTKKREDAAEYAKLLALRLKEAKERKRSRSNSRTASTSKSETKA comes from the exons ATGAAG CTCAACATATCTTACCCAGCTACTGGCTGTCAAAAATTGGTTGAAGTGGACGATGAGAAAAGACTGAGACCCCTGTATGAAAAAAGAATTGCTACAGAAATTTCTGCTGACTGCCTTGGAGATGAGTGGAAG gGTTATGTTCTACGTATCACCGGTGGCAATGACAAGCAAGGATTCCCGATGAAACAGGGTGTTTTGACCAATGGTCGTGTCAAGTTACTCATGAGCAAGGGTCACTCTTGCTACAGACCTCGCAGGAAGGGAGAGAGAAAAAGGAAATCTGTCCGTGGCTGCATTGTGGACTCTAACCTCAGTGTACTTGCTCTCACTATTGTGAAGAAGG gAGAGCAAGAGATCCCAGGCCTTACAGACAAAACTATTCCTCGTCGTCTCGGACCTAAAAGAGCGAGCAAGATCCGCCGCCTGTTTAATCTTGGCAAAGAAGATGATGTTAGACAATATGTTGTCAGAAGACCACTCCCAGCCACAGATA AACTGAAGGCCAGAAGTAAGGCACCCAAGATTCAGAGACTTGTCACACCAGTTGTTTTACAGAGGAAACGTCACCGCCTTGCTCTCAAGAGGAAACGCTCCACAAAGAAACGTGAAGACGCTGCCGAGTACGCCAAATTGCTCGCTTTGAGACTAAAAGAAGCAAAGGAAAGAAAAAGGAGCCGATCTAACAGTAGAACTGCTTCCACttcaaaatctgaaacaaaaGCTTAA